DNA from Thermovirga sp.:
TGCCCGGCGTGTCCCCCGAACTTCCGCGTGGGAGCGAACTCCCCAAGCTTGTGGCCCACCATGTTATCGCTTATGAAGATCGGTATATGGGTCCTACCATTATGCACGGCGATAGTGTGCCCAATCATGTCCGGCACGATGGTGGAACGCCTGGACCACGTTTTGATGACTCTTTTCTTTCCTTCCTCGTTCATGGCCTCCACCTTGCGGAGAAGCTTCTGTTCGACAAAGGGCCCCTTTTTTGTTGAACGAGCCATATTTTGTCCCTCCCTGCCGCTACTTCTCGTAACGTCGCCGTACGATGAACTTGTCCGACGGCTTGCGTTTACGGGTTCTGTACCCCTTGGCGGGCGTCCCCCAAGGGGACACGGGGTGCATGTGGGATTTGCTTTTCCCTTCCCCACCGCCCATGGGGTGATCCACGGGGTTCATGACTATCCCCCTGACGCGGGGACGCCTGCCAAGCCATCGGCTTTTACCGGCTTTACCGCGGGTGAGGTTTTCGTGCTCCTCGTTGCCCAACTGGCCGATGGTGGCCATGCACTCAAGAAGGGCCAGGCGAAGTTCTCCGCTGGGAAGCCTGATGAAAGCCCTCTTACCCTCCTTGGCCATGAGTTGCGCCGCTGTCCCCGCCGACCGGACCATCACTCCGCCTCGACCCGGCTCGAGTTCGATGTTGTGGACGAAGGTACCCACGGGGATATCCCTCAATTTCAAGGCGTTTCCGGGGCGGATATCCGATTCCGGACCCGCCATGACGGTGCTGCCGACTCCCAGGCCGACCGGGGCGAGGATGTACCTTTTCTCGCCATCGACATAATGGATCAGCGCTATCCTCGCCGAGCGATTGGGATCGTACTCTATGGAGGCCACTTTTCCGGGGACTCCGATCTTGTCACGCTTGAAGTCGATGATCCGGTAGAGTCGCTTGGTGCCTCCCCCGCGGTGTCTCATGGTGATC
Protein-coding regions in this window:
- the rpsS gene encoding 30S ribosomal protein S19; the encoded protein is MARSTKKGPFVEQKLLRKVEAMNEEGKKRVIKTWSRRSTIVPDMIGHTIAVHNGRTHIPIFISDNMVGHKLGEFAPTRKFGGHAGQERSTRVR
- the rplB gene encoding 50S ribosomal protein L2 translates to MSVKKYKSYTPGRRFMTTSSFEEITKTEPEKSLVETLKRSGGRNNLGRITMRHRGGGTKRLYRIIDFKRDKIGVPGKVASIEYDPNRSARIALIHYVDGEKRYILAPVGLGVGSTVMAGPESDIRPGNALKLRDIPVGTFVHNIELEPGRGGVMVRSAGTAAQLMAKEGKRAFIRLPSGELRLALLECMATIGQLGNEEHENLTRGKAGKSRWLGRRPRVRGIVMNPVDHPMGGGEGKSKSHMHPVSPWGTPAKGYRTRKRKPSDKFIVRRRYEK